One Dromiciops gliroides isolate mDroGli1 chromosome 3, mDroGli1.pri, whole genome shotgun sequence DNA segment encodes these proteins:
- the LOC122748395 gene encoding T-cell-interacting, activating receptor on myeloid cells protein 1-like codes for MPLDWLEQLADIPGVTQRSDSVPKEASGSTRLGFSGSLLKPFLSALPGPVVAPGGEVIFWCKRPSLLHDWLVSFKLLKDGAVEPLQEKDLHFTQADFSLKSLRVQDSGNYSCIYSESSSPEVKSEPSDSLEIWVTDALPKPSLSAWPSPVVASGGNVTLLCRGPSRGVRFALYKEGEETPVGTSEPTQDGAEFPLVHVSINQTGKYRCSYLLGTDSPVLAPPSDFLEVILQEERKEPLLRREIKIILITAFSCASILFLLFLIFVGHHCHTQTVVSRGETSRRFPSCLCCPWFVRFSSKSGPPQEETEYAQVAKSKHWRMSVLEAEDPEGLTYIQLNARALNNQHTAPGKTSPDPTEYATLALH; via the exons TGGCTTGAGCAACTAGCAGacatcccaggtgtg ACCCAGAGAAGCGATAGCGTGCCCAAGGAGGCTTCCGGCTCTACCCGTCTGGGATTCTCAG GATCTCTCCTCAAGCCATTCCTCTCAGCCCTCCCAGGTCCTGTGGTGGCACCAGGTGGGGAGGTGATCTTCTGGTGCAAGAGGCCATCACTGTTACATGACTGGTTGGTGTCATTCAAGCTACTGAAGGACGGGGCTGTGGAACCCTTACAGGAGAAGGACCTACACTTTACTCAAGCTGACTTCTCCCTGAAGTCTCTGAGGGTCCAGGACTCTGGGAACTATAGCTGCATTTACTCTGAGTCCTCTAGCCCTGAGGTCAAGTCTGAACCCAGTGATTCCCTGGAGATCTGGGTGACAG ATGCCCTTCCCAAACCCTCTCTCTCAGCCTGGCCTAGCCCTGTTGTGGCCTCAGGGGGGAACGTGACCCTCCTGTGTCGGGGTCCATCCCGGGGCGTGAGGTTTGCTCTGtacaaggagggagaggagacacCAGTGGGCACCAGTGAGCCGACTCAAGATGGAGCTGAATTCCCTTTGGTCCATGTGAGCATCAACCAGACTGGGAAGTATAGATGCAGCTATCTCCTGGGGACAGACAGCCCTGTCCTGGCCCCGCCCAGTGATTTCCTGGAAGTTATTCTACAAG AAGAACGGAAGgaacctcttctcagaagag aaatcaaaatcatcctCATCACTGCCTTCAGCTGTGCCTCcatactcttcctcctcttcttgatCTTTGTTGGTCATCATTGCCACACCCAAACTG TGGTTTCACGTGGAGAGACCTCCAGAAG ATTCCCAAGTTGTCTGTGTTGTCCTTGGTTTGTCCGCTTCTCTTCCAAATCTGGACCTCCCCAAGAAGAGACTGAGT ATGCTCAAGTGGCCAAGTCCAAGCACTGGAGGATGTCT gtcCTTGAGGCTGAAGACCCCGAGGGACTGACCTATATCCAGCTGAATGCACGGGCCCTGAATAACCAGCACACAGCCCCTGGGAAGACGTCCCCTGATCCGACAGAATATGCTACTCTCGCCCTGCATTGA